In Leptotrichia trevisanii DSM 22070, one genomic interval encodes:
- a CDS encoding glycoside hydrolase family 32 protein: MEWPREKRYQRLENFPKEKYDKLKEKVKNSPYRQKFHIQPNTGLLNDPNGFSYFNGKYHIFYQWFPLGPVHGVKYWYHLSSTDLVTFTDEGIAMKPDTIYDSHGVFSGTGLPLKYKLFLFYTGNTRDENWIRNPYQCIATMDKEGKITKNDKPFINKVPDGYTDNFRDPKVFIKNGKYYCLVGAETDDNKGAIVYYSSNDLKEWEFRGNLKTDFSENSGFMWECPDYFEFEDKAVLMFSPQGMEAEGEKYNNIFQSGYLIGEKIDFEKGEFKHQKFKEFDRGFEFYAPQTMEDNKGRRILIGWFGLPGTDSVTDKYDWAHCLTIPRVLELKNNILYQKPLPELVKLRKSEEKFSFKLNNNSVNLKNEKRTYELDVNFENIKAEKVGIKFRVGNNEETIFFYDLKNNELVFDRTHSDELTENFEGGDIRKCKFKEKKLKLHLFLDESSTEIFVNDGLEVFSSRLYNRIENNEISFFTDGETEIKGKLWEI, from the coding sequence ATGGAGTGGCCTAGAGAAAAAAGATACCAACGGTTAGAAAATTTCCCAAAAGAAAAATATGATAAATTAAAAGAAAAAGTAAAAAATTCACCATACAGACAAAAATTTCATATCCAGCCCAATACTGGATTATTAAATGATCCAAATGGATTTAGTTATTTCAATGGAAAATATCATATATTTTATCAATGGTTTCCATTAGGTCCAGTACATGGTGTCAAATACTGGTATCATCTTTCGTCAACAGATTTAGTGACATTTACAGATGAAGGAATTGCAATGAAACCAGATACTATTTATGATAGCCATGGTGTTTTTTCTGGTACAGGGCTTCCATTGAAATATAAACTGTTTTTATTCTACACAGGAAATACAAGAGATGAGAACTGGATCAGAAATCCTTATCAATGTATTGCAACAATGGATAAGGAAGGAAAAATCACAAAAAATGATAAACCATTTATAAATAAAGTTCCAGATGGATATACAGACAACTTCAGGGATCCAAAAGTTTTTATAAAAAATGGAAAATATTATTGCTTAGTAGGAGCTGAAACAGATGACAATAAGGGAGCTATAGTTTATTACAGTTCAAATGATTTGAAGGAATGGGAGTTTCGTGGAAATTTAAAGACTGATTTCAGTGAAAATAGTGGATTTATGTGGGAATGTCCTGATTATTTTGAATTTGAAGATAAAGCTGTTTTAATGTTTTCTCCACAAGGAATGGAAGCTGAAGGAGAAAAATATAATAATATTTTTCAGTCAGGATATTTAATTGGAGAAAAAATTGATTTTGAAAAAGGTGAATTTAAACATCAGAAATTTAAAGAATTTGACAGAGGATTTGAATTTTATGCTCCTCAAACGATGGAAGATAATAAAGGCAGAAGAATATTAATTGGCTGGTTTGGTCTTCCGGGAACTGACAGTGTAACTGATAAATATGACTGGGCTCACTGTCTGACAATTCCTAGAGTACTTGAACTGAAAAATAATATTTTATATCAGAAACCTTTGCCAGAACTTGTTAAACTTAGAAAATCAGAAGAAAAATTCTCTTTTAAACTGAATAATAATTCTGTCAATTTAAAAAATGAAAAAAGAACTTATGAGCTGGATGTAAATTTTGAAAATATAAAAGCTGAGAAAGTTGGAATAAAATTTAGAGTTGGAAATAACGAAGAAACTATCTTTTTCTATGATTTAAAAAATAATGAACTTGTATTTGATAGAACTCATTCCGATGAATTAACAGAAAATTTTGAAGGCGGAGACATCAGAAAATGTAAATTTAAAGAAAAAAAACTAAAATTACATTTATTCTTAGATGAATCCTCTACTGAAATTTTTGTAAACGATGGGCTTGAAGTTTTTAGTTCAAGATTATATAATAGAATAGAAAATAATGAAATTTCATTTTTTAC